A single window of Tenericutes bacterium MZ-XQ DNA harbors:
- a CDS encoding DNA alkylation repair protein — protein MKTFNEVRNYIDQELKNINHPITKDIRDISRKTYQKIEDRDLSRIIDICDQLLKTKIWHYKTIAFDMVFKVKQKYHKETFEIFERWLFDYVNDWGDCDDFCTHAFGHLLMIYPELFLKTLAWKNHEKFAVRRATAVILIYPIRKNRYQAFDPLLVSDMLMHDEHYLVLKGYGWLLKVLSQKEPLKVYNYLQKNHNLMPRVAFRYAVEKLSKIQKDELMGL, from the coding sequence ATGAAGACTTTTAATGAAGTTAGAAACTATATAGATCAAGAACTTAAAAACATAAACCACCCAATTACAAAAGACATCCGAGATATCTCAAGAAAAACATATCAAAAGATTGAAGATCGTGATTTATCTAGGATTATAGATATATGTGATCAATTATTAAAAACAAAAATATGGCATTATAAAACTATTGCATTTGATATGGTTTTTAAAGTTAAGCAGAAATATCATAAAGAAACTTTTGAAATTTTCGAAAGATGGCTTTTTGATTATGTTAACGATTGGGGAGATTGCGATGATTTTTGTACACATGCTTTTGGACATTTACTTATGATATACCCCGAACTTTTTCTAAAAACACTGGCATGGAAAAATCATGAAAAGTTTGCTGTAAGAAGAGCAACAGCAGTCATATTAATTTATCCAATCAGAAAAAATAGGTATCAAGCATTTGATCCACTTCTTGTATCTGATATGCTTATGCATGATGAGCATTATCTTGTACTTAAAGGTTATGGTTGGTTATTAAAAGTTCTTTCTCAAAAAGAACCACTAAAAGTATATAACTATTTACAGAAAAACCATAATCTTATGCCAAGAGTTGCATTTAGATACGCAGTTGAAAAACTAAGTAAAATACAGAAAGATGAGCTCATGGGGTTATAA
- a CDS encoding ring-cleaving dioxygenase, which translates to MNNLKGIHHVTAITSDAKKIYDFFTYTLGLRLVKKTVNQDDIQTYHLFFADDKGSPGTDMTFFDFKGVSKGREGTNSISRTSFRVPTDLALEYWIKRFEMYEIKNNGIEVLFDRKVIYFEDFDGQQYALFSDQNDKGIPSGTPWQKGPIPNEFALTGLGPIFLNTSDNNYMHQVLVDMMFMRNVSSQENLTLYEMGDGGNGASVIVKHTPDMSYGTQGYGSVHHVAFRIEDLDELYEWVDHLDMLGARHSGYVDRFYFKSLYTRLHPGILFEFATEGPGFIDDEEDYETLGETLALPPKFRNQRAYVESVVEPIDTIRSDKIFKKEYL; encoded by the coding sequence ATGAACAATTTAAAAGGTATACATCACGTCACTGCGATTACTAGTGACGCAAAAAAAATATATGATTTTTTCACATATACATTAGGACTAAGACTTGTTAAAAAAACGGTAAATCAAGATGACATTCAAACATATCATCTATTTTTTGCTGATGACAAGGGATCTCCAGGAACAGATATGACCTTCTTTGATTTTAAAGGTGTTTCTAAAGGCAGAGAAGGAACTAATTCTATCTCAAGAACATCCTTTAGAGTCCCAACAGATTTAGCACTTGAATACTGGATAAAAAGATTCGAGATGTATGAAATTAAGAACAATGGGATAGAAGTGCTATTTGATAGAAAAGTCATCTATTTTGAAGATTTTGATGGTCAGCAATATGCACTATTCTCAGACCAAAATGACAAAGGTATTCCATCAGGAACCCCATGGCAAAAAGGCCCCATCCCAAATGAGTTTGCACTCACAGGATTAGGACCCATATTTTTAAACACTTCTGATAACAATTATATGCATCAAGTCCTTGTGGATATGATGTTCATGAGAAATGTTTCTTCTCAAGAAAACTTAACGCTCTATGAAATGGGTGATGGCGGCAACGGCGCTAGCGTTATTGTCAAACATACACCAGATATGTCATATGGAACTCAAGGATACGGCAGCGTTCATCATGTCGCATTTAGAATTGAAGATTTAGATGAACTTTATGAATGGGTAGATCATCTAGATATGCTTGGTGCAAGACACTCAGGCTATGTTGACCGCTTCTACTTTAAATCATTATACACAAGACTACACCCAGGAATCTTATTTGAATTTGCAACTGAAGGTCCAGGATTTATAGATGATGAAGAGGACTATGAAACTTTAGGTGAAACACTTGCACTGCCTCCTAAATTTAGAAATCAGAGAGCTTATGTAGAAAGTGTTGTGGAACCCATTGATACCATAAGAAGTGATAAGATCTTCAAAAAAGAATACTTATAG
- a CDS encoding carboxylesterase, protein MKHIFKKGDNHRTLLLFHGTGGSEKDLIPIAEMIDPNANILSIRGDVLENGMSRFFKRIVEGIFDEQDLIKRTHDLKNFIDEAIQTYALDKDKLIGFGYSNGANILGSLLFHYPDVINYAILSHPMVPLREIELPDLKNTHVFIGAGYDDPIIVQDETIELINIFKGAHATVTSLYTDYGHRFSEPELKGIIDWYQKLDKLLK, encoded by the coding sequence TTGAAGCATATCTTCAAAAAAGGTGATAATCATCGTACACTTCTTCTTTTCCATGGAACTGGAGGAAGCGAGAAAGACTTAATACCTATTGCAGAAATGATTGATCCAAATGCCAATATACTTAGTATACGAGGTGATGTCTTAGAAAATGGAATGTCTAGATTCTTTAAAAGAATTGTAGAAGGTATCTTTGATGAACAAGATTTAATCAAAAGAACTCATGATTTAAAAAATTTTATAGATGAAGCGATTCAAACATATGCTTTAGATAAAGATAAGCTTATTGGGTTTGGTTATTCGAATGGTGCAAACATCTTAGGTAGTTTATTATTTCATTATCCTGATGTGATTAACTATGCGATTTTATCACATCCGATGGTTCCACTTAGAGAAATCGAATTACCAGATCTTAAAAACACACATGTCTTTATTGGTGCTGGTTATGATGATCCAATCATCGTTCAAGATGAAACAATTGAACTAATCAATATTTTTAAAGGTGCACATGCCACTGTCACAAGCCTTTATACTGATTACGGTCATCGTTTTTCTGAACCTGAGCTTAAAGGTATCATTGATTGGTATCAAAAATTAGATAAACTTTTAAAGTAA
- a CDS encoding PIG-L family deacetylase: MKMSKTIMAIGAHIGDMELTAGGVLASMSLKGHKIITVALTSGEKGNPKDIDVETYRIQKQKEAKTFADMLNGISIVLPYDDGTLQNNDQMKFEVADLIRKYKPDVLITHWKHSMHKDHETTHYIVKDAQFYAGIKGFKRIDEAHFASGPYYAENWEDPELFEPYVYVNVSKEGFELWQKAISTHWFAINSPSFKYKAYYESLMSVRGKEARTTYAQAFDISKISKKIIKESL; encoded by the coding sequence ATGAAAATGTCTAAAACAATAATGGCAATAGGTGCCCACATTGGAGATATGGAACTAACTGCTGGTGGAGTCTTGGCATCTATGTCCTTGAAAGGACATAAAATCATTACAGTCGCTTTAACAAGTGGTGAAAAAGGAAACCCTAAGGATATAGACGTTGAAACATATCGTATTCAAAAACAAAAAGAAGCAAAAACATTCGCCGATATGTTAAATGGTATCTCAATTGTGTTACCTTATGATGATGGAACTTTACAAAATAATGATCAAATGAAGTTTGAGGTTGCTGATCTCATTAGAAAATATAAGCCTGATGTGCTCATCACACATTGGAAACATTCAATGCATAAAGACCATGAAACAACACATTATATTGTCAAAGATGCACAATTTTATGCAGGTATTAAAGGCTTTAAAAGAATCGATGAAGCACATTTTGCAAGTGGACCATATTATGCAGAAAATTGGGAAGATCCTGAGTTGTTTGAACCTTATGTTTATGTGAATGTCTCTAAAGAAGGTTTCGAACTTTGGCAAAAAGCAATTTCTACACATTGGTTCGCTATAAATAGTCCTTCTTTTAAGTACAAAGCATATTATGAATCATTAATGTCTGTTAGAGGAAAAGAAGCTCGCACAACATATGCACAAGCCTTTGACATTTCAAAAATATCAAAAAAAATTATAAAAGAGTCACTATAA
- a CDS encoding PadR family transcriptional regulator, translating into MNAQFKRGIIELCVLSMLVEKDSYGYEVISELSKFIDVSENAIYPILRRLTKDQYFKTYLESSTEGAARKYYQMTEKGFLYYIELRNQWDEFIGGVYQIIHKGGKNNEELFRRFKERIE; encoded by the coding sequence ATGAATGCACAATTTAAACGCGGTATCATAGAGTTATGTGTATTGTCCATGCTTGTTGAAAAAGATAGTTATGGATATGAAGTCATTAGTGAACTTTCTAAGTTCATTGACGTTAGTGAGAATGCAATCTATCCAATTTTAAGAAGATTAACGAAAGATCAATATTTTAAAACATATTTAGAATCTTCAACTGAAGGTGCAGCAAGAAAATACTATCAAATGACTGAAAAAGGATTTTTGTATTATATCGAATTAAGAAATCAATGGGATGAATTTATTGGTGGAGTTTACCAAATCATCCACAAAGGAGGAAAAAACAATGAAGAACTTTTTAGAAGATTTAAAGAAAGAATTGAGTAA
- a CDS encoding L-lactate dehydrogenase: MPKSKVVIVGTGMVGMSYAYALVNQGVVEELVLIDIDKNRAEGEAMDLNHGLAFAPRKMHIYAGDYKDANDADLVVITAGVNQKEGETRIDLLNRNAAIMKTVVKNIMDSGFDGILLVATNPVDILTYVAKKASNLPAHRVIGSGTSLDTARLRYEISKKINISVGNIHAYILGEHGDSEFVCWSNAYIGVKPMKDVIETMNEIEFNDLHKIYMNVKEAAYEIIKRKKATYYGIGMTLVRITAAIINNENRIIPISVYNDGVYDIEKDLYIGLPAVLNHQGVHHVVKLKLSDTEQEQLDNSANILKKLLNQMDI, from the coding sequence ATGCCAAAAAGCAAAGTAGTAATCGTTGGGACTGGTATGGTTGGGATGAGTTATGCTTATGCACTTGTGAATCAAGGCGTTGTAGAAGAACTCGTTTTAATCGATATAGATAAGAATAGAGCAGAAGGTGAGGCGATGGATTTAAATCATGGACTTGCTTTCGCACCAAGAAAGATGCATATTTATGCTGGTGATTATAAAGATGCAAATGATGCAGACTTGGTTGTCATTACTGCTGGTGTGAACCAAAAAGAAGGGGAAACTAGAATTGATTTGTTGAATAGAAATGCAGCTATAATGAAAACAGTTGTTAAAAACATTATGGATAGCGGATTTGATGGGATATTGCTTGTCGCTACAAATCCTGTTGATATACTAACCTATGTTGCAAAAAAGGCATCTAATCTTCCTGCACATAGAGTTATAGGAAGTGGAACATCCCTTGACACTGCAAGATTAAGATACGAAATCTCTAAAAAAATTAATATATCTGTTGGCAATATCCACGCATATATCTTAGGTGAGCATGGAGATAGTGAGTTTGTTTGTTGGTCAAACGCTTATATAGGTGTTAAACCGATGAAAGATGTTATTGAAACCATGAACGAAATAGAGTTTAATGATTTACACAAAATATATATGAATGTAAAAGAAGCAGCATATGAAATCATCAAGAGAAAAAAGGCTACCTACTACGGCATAGGTATGACGTTAGTCAGAATCACAGCGGCAATCATTAACAATGAAAATCGAATTATACCGATTAGTGTATATAATGATGGCGTTTATGATATTGAAAAAGATCTATATATTGGACTTCCAGCAGTTTTAAACCATCAAGGTGTTCATCATGTCGTCAAACTTAAACTTAGTGATACTGAACAAGAGCAACTCGATAATTCTGCAAATATACTTAAAAAGTTGCTTAATCAAATGGATATCTGA
- a CDS encoding glutamate dehydrogenase, protein MKDQNYNAFLIAQKQFDSVADNINLEPAAKALLREPGKEIHITIPVKMDDGTTKVFKGFRIHHNDARGPAKGGIRFHPEETVDTVRALSMWMTWKCAVVDIPLGGGKGGVICDPREMSEGEQERLCRGYVRELSKNVGPVIDVAAPDVMTNSQHMLWMLDELETIYGGHYPGAITGKPVGMGGSLGRNEATGYGVIYTVREALKVLGIDIKNTTASLQGFGKVGKYAAILYQELGGKITAVSSWDIHEKKAITYRKKDGICIHELLSISNGYGTIDKQKAVEQLGCEVLDGDDWIKQDVDILLPCALENQITKDNVKQISKKVKMIAEGANGPTTPEADEVIKQKGIFMIPDFLCNAGGVTCSYFEQVQCNMNYYWGLDEVLTKLDIKMTDAFHAVYKLSQKKNLFMRDAAYGIAIKRVADAVKLRGWI, encoded by the coding sequence GTGAAAGATCAAAATTACAATGCGTTTTTAATTGCTCAAAAACAATTCGACAGTGTTGCTGACAATATCAACTTAGAACCAGCAGCAAAAGCACTACTTAGAGAACCAGGAAAAGAAATTCATATTACCATTCCTGTGAAAATGGATGATGGAACGACTAAAGTGTTCAAAGGATTTAGAATACATCACAATGATGCTAGAGGTCCTGCAAAAGGTGGGATTAGATTCCATCCTGAAGAAACTGTTGATACAGTAAGAGCATTATCGATGTGGATGACATGGAAATGTGCTGTAGTGGACATACCACTTGGTGGTGGTAAAGGTGGCGTTATTTGTGACCCAAGAGAAATGTCTGAAGGAGAGCAAGAAAGATTATGTCGTGGATATGTACGTGAGTTATCTAAAAATGTTGGTCCAGTGATTGATGTTGCTGCACCGGATGTGATGACAAACTCGCAACATATGCTTTGGATGCTTGATGAATTAGAAACGATATACGGAGGACATTATCCAGGAGCTATTACTGGTAAGCCAGTAGGTATGGGTGGTTCTTTAGGGCGTAATGAAGCGACTGGTTATGGTGTTATTTATACAGTGAGAGAAGCATTAAAGGTTTTAGGGATAGATATTAAAAACACAACTGCATCTTTACAAGGTTTTGGTAAAGTTGGTAAATATGCGGCAATCTTGTATCAAGAACTTGGTGGTAAAATTACTGCAGTTAGTAGTTGGGATATTCATGAGAAAAAAGCAATTACCTATCGTAAAAAAGATGGCATTTGCATTCATGAGCTATTGAGTATTTCAAATGGTTATGGCACAATTGATAAACAAAAAGCAGTTGAGCAACTTGGTTGTGAAGTCTTAGATGGTGATGATTGGATCAAACAAGATGTAGATATTTTATTACCTTGTGCACTAGAAAACCAAATTACTAAAGACAATGTTAAACAAATTTCTAAAAAAGTGAAAATGATTGCTGAAGGAGCAAATGGTCCAACAACACCAGAAGCTGATGAAGTCATTAAGCAAAAAGGTATCTTTATGATTCCTGACTTCTTGTGTAATGCTGGTGGTGTTACTTGTAGCTATTTTGAACAAGTTCAATGTAATATGAATTATTACTGGGGACTTGATGAAGTCTTAACAAAACTTGATATCAAAATGACTGATGCATTCCATGCAGTCTATAAGTTATCTCAAAAGAAGAATTTATTTATGAGAGATGCAGCTTATGGTATCGCAATTAAACGTGTTGCTGATGCAGTTAAACTAAGAGGTTGGATCTAA
- a CDS encoding GMP reductase translates to MRIEDDQKLDFSDVLIRPKRSTLKSRKDVDLNRVYTFKHSKKTWTGVPIMASNMDGVGMINMALTLQEHELFTCLVKTYTKEDIDKVKAKINPKYFAVSTGTNAKDYQNLVDILKAHPDIEFICIDVANGYSEHFGDFVEKVRKNYPDHTIIAGNVVTADMTQELILRGADIVKVGIGPGSVCTTRIQTGVGYPQLSAIIECADAAHGLGAHIISDGGCTCPGDVAKAFGGGADFVMLGGLLAGHDQGGGEVITEYVLNGKINIETGKPLIDEKKYVRFYGMSSETAMKKNYGEVAEYRSSEGKTVRIPYRGDLNHTVKDILGGIRSTCTYVGAPTLKHLPRSTTFVRVHRQFNQIFGDGRENNS, encoded by the coding sequence ATGCGTATTGAAGACGATCAAAAATTAGATTTTAGTGATGTATTAATTAGACCAAAAAGATCGACACTTAAAAGTAGAAAAGATGTAGATTTAAATAGAGTCTATACGTTTAAACACAGCAAAAAGACATGGACTGGGGTACCAATTATGGCATCTAATATGGATGGTGTTGGTATGATTAATATGGCTTTAACACTACAAGAACATGAGTTATTTACTTGTTTAGTCAAAACATATACTAAAGAAGACATCGACAAAGTGAAAGCAAAAATCAATCCTAAATATTTTGCTGTAAGTACTGGAACAAATGCTAAGGACTATCAAAACCTAGTTGATATTTTAAAAGCTCATCCAGACATAGAGTTTATTTGTATAGATGTTGCGAATGGATATTCTGAACATTTTGGAGATTTTGTTGAGAAAGTTAGAAAGAATTACCCAGATCATACAATTATTGCTGGTAACGTTGTTACGGCTGATATGACTCAAGAATTAATATTAAGAGGTGCAGATATTGTTAAAGTAGGTATTGGACCTGGTAGCGTTTGTACAACACGCATTCAAACTGGTGTTGGCTATCCACAATTGTCTGCAATCATTGAGTGTGCTGATGCAGCTCATGGATTAGGTGCTCACATCATTAGTGATGGTGGTTGTACATGTCCTGGAGATGTAGCAAAAGCTTTTGGTGGTGGGGCAGACTTTGTTATGCTTGGTGGCTTACTAGCTGGTCACGATCAAGGTGGCGGAGAAGTCATTACTGAATACGTATTAAACGGTAAGATCAATATTGAAACTGGAAAACCACTTATCGATGAGAAAAAATATGTTAGATTTTATGGTATGAGTTCTGAGACTGCAATGAAGAAGAACTACGGTGAAGTTGCAGAATATCGTTCAAGTGAAGGTAAGACAGTTCGCATTCCATATCGTGGTGATTTGAATCATACTGTAAAAGATATTTTGGGTGGGATAAGATCGACATGTACATATGTAGGTGCACCTACCTTAAAGCATTTACCAAGATCCACAACATTTGTTAGAGTTCATCGTCAATTCAATCAAATTTTCGGTGATGGAAGAGAAAATAATTCTTAA
- a CDS encoding PadR family transcriptional regulator gives MATQDLLDNMIQELKRGTQIMIVLSALKEMQYGYSLLQVLNEKNVSIEAGTLYPLLRRLDQQGLLDSIWDTTESRPRKYYKLSENGVDILKALKKAWEEMVTDVNQSLKEI, from the coding sequence ATGGCGACACAAGATTTGCTCGATAACATGATACAGGAACTTAAAAGAGGAACACAAATCATGATTGTCTTGTCAGCACTAAAAGAAATGCAATATGGATATAGTTTATTACAGGTCCTAAATGAGAAAAATGTAAGCATAGAGGCTGGAACTTTATATCCGTTGCTTAGAAGGCTTGATCAACAAGGATTACTTGACTCCATATGGGACACAACAGAAAGTAGACCTAGAAAGTATTACAAGTTAAGTGAAAATGGTGTTGATATTTTAAAAGCTTTAAAAAAAGCATGGGAAGAGATGGTTACTGATGTTAACCAATCATTGAAGGAGATATAA